Proteins co-encoded in one Desulfitobacterium hafniense DCB-2 genomic window:
- the dsrO gene encoding sulfate reduction electron transfer complex DsrMKJOP subunit DsrO — MSINRREFLKKAGVIAALGLGGAVTLDAFELLEPLKAADFTSENKLAAQRWAMVIDMSKLSQADIDEIIKGCHELHNVPDMGNEKDEIKWIWTDTYEHVFPGDENHYLDEKTKTMPFLTLCNHCDHPPCVRVCPTQATFRREDGVVGMDMHRCIGCRFCMAACPYGARSFNYWDPKPHLAKINPEYPHRSKGVVEKCTFCMDRLDQGLAPVCVEKSKGAIVYGDLEDPNSAVRKVLSTHYSIRRKPELGSQPSVYYLIGGEERA, encoded by the coding sequence ATGAGCATCAATCGAAGAGAGTTTTTGAAAAAAGCTGGAGTCATTGCTGCCTTAGGGCTGGGGGGAGCAGTTACCCTCGATGCCTTTGAACTTTTGGAACCCCTTAAAGCAGCGGACTTTACCAGCGAAAACAAATTAGCAGCTCAGCGCTGGGCCATGGTCATCGATATGAGCAAGCTCAGCCAGGCGGATATCGATGAAATTATTAAAGGCTGTCACGAGCTTCATAACGTCCCTGATATGGGGAATGAAAAAGATGAAATCAAGTGGATCTGGACAGATACCTATGAACATGTTTTCCCTGGGGATGAAAACCATTACCTGGATGAGAAAACCAAGACCATGCCTTTCCTGACCCTATGCAATCACTGTGACCATCCGCCTTGTGTCCGGGTCTGTCCTACCCAGGCTACCTTCAGAAGAGAAGATGGGGTTGTAGGAATGGATATGCACCGCTGTATCGGCTGCCGGTTCTGCATGGCCGCCTGTCCCTATGGAGCACGCAGTTTCAACTACTGGGATCCCAAACCTCATCTTGCCAAGATCAATCCGGAATATCCTCACCGCTCCAAAGGGGTCGTAGAAAAATGTACCTTCTGTATGGATCGTCTGGATCAAGGGCTGGCGCCTGTCTGTGTGGAGAAGTCCAAAGGAGCGATTGTCTATGGCGACCTGGAGGATCCCAATTCCGCAGTGAGAAAAGTATTAAGCACCCATTACTCCATTCGGCGTAAGCCTGAATTGGGCTCACAGCCCAGTGTCTATTATCTGATCGGGGGTGAGGAGCGTGCTTGA
- the dsrP gene encoding sulfate reduction electron transfer complex DsrMKJOP subunit DsrP gives MLEKSLSGSKRYWLWVGFLLVVILGGFLAYLRQYNEGLGVTGMSRDVSWGLYISQFTFLVGVAASAVMVAIPYYLHNYKKFGKIVILGEFLAVPSVIMCILFIFVDVGRPDRILNVLLHPTPHSVMFWDMCVLCGYLLLNLVIGWTALGSERKGFPPPAWVKPLIYLSIPWAVSIHTVTAFLYSGMPGRHLWLTAIMAARFLASAFAAGPALLILLCMIVRKVSTFDPGKEAIQSLAKIVTYAMIANVFFYILEFFTAFYSNIPGHMHPLQYLFAGLHGHGQLVPFMWVAVVLAFVGIFLLVVPKFRRNEKILPFALLSVFIAAWIDKGLGLVLGGFVPTPLEHVVEYTPTATELAVTLMVYAIGALLITILYKVVIGVREEI, from the coding sequence GTGCTTGAGAAATCCTTATCCGGCAGTAAAAGATATTGGCTATGGGTCGGTTTCTTACTTGTAGTTATCTTGGGTGGATTTCTGGCTTACCTGAGGCAGTATAACGAGGGCTTGGGAGTCACCGGCATGAGCAGGGATGTCAGCTGGGGCCTCTACATTTCCCAATTTACCTTTTTGGTAGGAGTCGCGGCTTCGGCAGTGATGGTGGCCATTCCCTATTACCTGCATAACTACAAGAAGTTTGGCAAAATCGTCATCCTCGGAGAATTCCTGGCGGTTCCTTCCGTCATCATGTGTATCCTGTTCATTTTCGTGGACGTAGGACGCCCTGACAGAATTCTGAACGTCCTGCTGCATCCCACACCCCATTCCGTAATGTTCTGGGATATGTGTGTATTATGCGGCTATCTGCTCCTCAACCTGGTGATTGGCTGGACCGCATTAGGCTCGGAACGCAAAGGATTTCCCCCTCCGGCTTGGGTTAAGCCTCTGATTTATCTCTCCATTCCCTGGGCGGTCAGTATTCATACCGTAACAGCTTTCCTTTATTCCGGGATGCCGGGAAGACATCTTTGGCTTACAGCCATCATGGCGGCCCGCTTCTTAGCCTCAGCTTTTGCGGCAGGACCTGCTTTGCTGATTCTTCTCTGCATGATTGTCCGCAAGGTGAGCACCTTTGACCCAGGAAAGGAAGCCATACAATCCTTAGCTAAAATTGTCACCTATGCGATGATTGCCAATGTATTTTTCTACATCCTGGAGTTTTTCACCGCATTTTACAGCAATATTCCCGGACACATGCATCCCCTGCAATACCTTTTCGCAGGCCTGCACGGGCATGGTCAATTGGTGCCCTTTATGTGGGTTGCCGTTGTTCTGGCCTTTGTGGGGATCTTCTTACTGGTTGTCCCCAAATTCCGGCGCAACGAAAAAATCTTACCCTTCGCTCTGCTCTCTGTCTTCATAGCGGCTTGGATCGATAAAGGGTTAGGCTTGGTCTTAGGCGGATTTGTTCCTACCCCATTAGAACATGTGGTGGAATACACCCCGACGGCCACAGAACTGGCGGTTACTCTTATGGTATACGCCATTGGTGCCTTGCTGATCACGATCCTTTACAAAGTCGTCATTGGTGTCAGAGAAGAGATATAA
- a CDS encoding TusE/DsrC/DsvC family sulfur relay protein, with amino-acid sequence MAELVVNGVSYELDEDGFLEDAAEWNEDVAKALAPNEDVEELTEEHWRVINYLRDYYDQYGVAPMVRKLLKDTGYDQKTIYNLFPTGPGKGACKIAGLPKPTGCV; translated from the coding sequence ATGGCTGAATTAGTAGTAAATGGAGTGTCCTACGAACTCGATGAAGACGGCTTCTTAGAAGATGCTGCTGAATGGAATGAGGACGTAGCCAAAGCTTTGGCTCCTAACGAAGATGTAGAAGAACTTACCGAAGAGCACTGGAGGGTGATTAATTACCTCCGCGACTATTATGATCAATATGGGGTAGCTCCTATGGTTCGTAAGCTGCTCAAAGATACCGGCTACGATCAAAAAACCATCTACAATCTGTTCCCAACCGGCCCTGGAAAAGGCGCCTGTAAAATTGCCGGACTTCCCAAACCTACCGGCTGCGTATAA
- a CDS encoding cobyrinate a,c-diamide synthase — protein sequence MTTNHENQQMSTLSTPRLVIGAPQGRSGKTTFTLGLLRALSRQGLPVQPYKKGPDYIDTSWHTAAAGRVSRNLDSFMMSQEDICRSLAQHSQDCQFSLIEGAMGLFDGLDINGSASTAEIAKITSSPVLLVLDATRITRSLGAIVMGCQHFDPNINIVGVVLNKIARARHEKLARETIEQYCRIPVVGAIPKDSRILIPDRHLGLVTNGEWSETDTFLDNLADVVSENVDIAKIMELAQTAAPLSYSTPTKFSVSQGYPLKTKPPAPRIGVIRDAAFSFYYPENLAVLESKGAELVTISALAHQHLPKDLDALYIGGGFPEVFAEQLANNRTLRQEIRLAGEDGLPIYAECGGLMFLGRSIITGDGSYDMVGLLPLDTRMEKKPQGHGYTVMKVLENNPWFRQPKIRGHEFHNSSVLNLDRTKIEFGFEVERGHGIDGKYEGICYKGVMAAYNHIHALGSPDWAECMVKLATQYKERRSKMVFELFKSS from the coding sequence ATGACCACCAATCATGAAAATCAGCAAATGAGTACTCTCAGCACCCCTCGTTTGGTTATCGGAGCCCCTCAAGGGCGAAGCGGCAAAACAACCTTTACCCTTGGTCTGCTGCGTGCTCTGAGCCGACAAGGCCTTCCGGTTCAGCCTTATAAAAAAGGTCCGGACTACATCGATACCAGCTGGCATACTGCGGCCGCCGGCAGAGTATCCCGTAACCTTGATTCCTTTATGATGAGTCAGGAAGATATTTGTCGCTCCCTTGCACAGCACTCTCAAGACTGTCAATTCAGTCTCATTGAGGGTGCTATGGGACTTTTTGACGGCTTAGATATCAATGGCAGTGCTTCAACGGCTGAGATAGCTAAAATAACATCATCTCCAGTCTTGCTTGTTCTCGATGCAACCCGAATTACCCGCAGCTTAGGGGCTATTGTCATGGGATGCCAACACTTTGATCCCAATATTAATATTGTAGGCGTGGTGTTGAATAAAATAGCCCGTGCCCGACATGAGAAATTGGCCAGAGAAACTATCGAACAATACTGTCGGATTCCGGTGGTTGGGGCGATCCCTAAGGATTCAAGAATTTTGATTCCGGATCGTCATCTGGGGCTGGTCACCAACGGTGAATGGTCTGAAACCGATACTTTTCTGGATAATCTTGCCGATGTGGTTAGCGAAAATGTAGACATAGCTAAAATTATGGAGCTGGCACAGACTGCTGCGCCTCTTTCTTACTCAACTCCGACTAAGTTTTCTGTATCTCAGGGATATCCTCTTAAGACAAAACCTCCTGCACCGCGTATCGGAGTGATCCGCGATGCGGCCTTTTCCTTTTATTATCCGGAAAACTTGGCTGTCCTTGAGTCTAAAGGAGCAGAATTAGTGACCATCAGTGCCCTCGCTCACCAGCATTTACCTAAGGATCTTGACGCTCTGTATATTGGGGGAGGCTTTCCCGAAGTGTTTGCTGAGCAATTGGCCAACAACAGGACTCTCCGCCAGGAGATACGCTTAGCGGGAGAGGACGGCTTACCGATCTATGCTGAGTGCGGCGGACTTATGTTTTTAGGGAGATCCATTATAACCGGTGATGGTTCCTACGACATGGTAGGATTGCTGCCTTTGGATACCAGGATGGAGAAGAAACCCCAAGGGCATGGCTATACCGTGATGAAAGTTCTGGAAAACAATCCCTGGTTCCGTCAACCCAAGATTCGTGGACATGAGTTCCATAATTCCAGTGTGCTTAACCTGGATCGAACGAAGATTGAGTTTGGTTTTGAAGTGGAGCGGGGGCACGGTATCGACGGCAAGTATGAGGGGATATGCTATAAGGGTGTAATGGCTGCTTATAATCATATTCATGCCCTGGGTTCTCCTGATTGGGCGGAATGTATGGTGAAGCTTGCCACCCAGTACAAAGAACGACGATCGAAGATGGTTTTCGAACTATTTAAAAGCAGCTGA
- a CDS encoding LysR family transcriptional regulator, with protein MTRSFVGKERRLLFEQQFVVFKEVADTKNITLAAKRLHMSQPSISLQIQNMENLYGARFFNRTNKGVTLTKAGEVFYDHVNNILNILTVAQQQISVLTEDQRALIYIGATLTIGEYILPNILAYLYKIRPDVDFKVKIANTETISQEVIEKRIHIGLIEGPAPRNKEIVVEKFWQDELVVVVPSFHPWAARHSITLAELAKERLIMREEGSGTRKVTELALKEMGLDLSQINVTMELGSTQAIKKVVAAGIGITIISSLTVSRECENGLFKVLKVQDSPVYRPLNMLTLAHTTQTKDERFLISMLHDRDLLEAIINGNCEDDKELYPCGDCLEA; from the coding sequence ATGACAAGGTCTTTTGTGGGAAAGGAGCGGAGACTTTTGTTTGAACAGCAGTTTGTCGTCTTTAAAGAAGTCGCGGATACGAAGAACATTACCCTGGCTGCGAAGCGCCTGCATATGAGCCAACCCAGCATCAGCCTGCAGATTCAGAATATGGAGAACCTCTATGGCGCCCGTTTCTTTAATAGAACCAATAAAGGTGTTACCCTAACCAAAGCAGGAGAAGTTTTTTATGATCATGTGAATAATATACTAAATATTCTCACCGTTGCCCAACAACAAATCAGTGTATTAACTGAGGATCAAAGAGCACTCATTTATATCGGGGCTACCTTGACCATTGGTGAATATATTCTGCCGAATATTTTAGCGTATTTGTATAAGATTCGCCCCGATGTGGACTTTAAGGTGAAAATCGCCAATACGGAGACTATATCCCAGGAAGTGATCGAAAAACGCATTCATATCGGACTTATTGAGGGGCCGGCACCTCGTAATAAAGAAATTGTCGTTGAAAAGTTTTGGCAGGATGAGCTGGTAGTGGTTGTTCCCTCCTTCCACCCCTGGGCCGCCCGCCACAGTATTACTTTGGCCGAACTGGCCAAGGAGCGGCTCATCATGAGGGAAGAAGGCTCAGGTACACGCAAAGTTACCGAACTGGCCCTCAAGGAAATGGGCCTTGACCTCTCTCAGATCAACGTGACCATGGAACTGGGCAGCACTCAGGCTATCAAGAAAGTTGTGGCTGCCGGTATCGGCATTACCATCATTTCATCCCTGACAGTGAGCCGGGAATGTGAAAATGGCTTATTTAAGGTTTTGAAGGTCCAGGACTCACCTGTGTATCGGCCCTTGAATATGTTAACACTTGCTCATACTACCCAAACTAAGGATGAGCGCTTTCTCATCAGCATGCTGCATGATCGGGATCTCCTTGAGGCTATCATCAATGGCAACTGTGAAGATGATAAGGAGCTTTATCCCTGCGGCGACTGTCTGGAAGCATAG
- a CDS encoding nitrilase family protein encodes MLQDIRIGLAQFEAKVGDTERNLQEIIRTAEVASSQGVSLLCYPECALHGYSPKDASEIADPLDSMAVARLRECARDLGLILLVGMVEKSPEGKKPYISQLIVFPDREPEVYRKVHLGRIEQHYFTAGDSFPIFAAGGVKFSIGICWDWHFPELSAICSLKGAEIQFAPHASPVVSGDRKEIWKRYLGARAYDNSVYLCACNLVGTNNRDKEFSGGILVFGPKGEVLAENQDTQEQLFVVDLPAKPINTLRSPKRQSMRDTFFLADRRKELYKELLELEIEKMPQMSHD; translated from the coding sequence ATGTTACAGGATATTCGGATTGGACTTGCTCAATTCGAAGCTAAAGTAGGAGATACTGAGAGAAACCTGCAGGAGATTATCCGGACCGCGGAAGTTGCTTCCTCCCAAGGGGTCAGCCTCTTATGTTACCCTGAGTGTGCACTCCATGGTTACTCTCCTAAAGATGCCTCGGAAATTGCGGACCCATTGGATAGCATGGCCGTAGCCCGTCTCAGGGAGTGTGCCCGTGATCTTGGCCTCATCTTGCTTGTGGGGATGGTTGAAAAGTCTCCGGAAGGGAAGAAGCCCTATATTTCGCAATTGATTGTGTTTCCGGATCGTGAGCCGGAGGTTTATCGTAAAGTCCATCTTGGCCGCATTGAGCAGCATTATTTTACGGCGGGGGACTCTTTCCCTATCTTTGCAGCCGGTGGAGTTAAGTTTTCCATAGGTATATGCTGGGATTGGCATTTTCCGGAACTCTCAGCCATCTGTTCTTTAAAAGGAGCAGAAATTCAATTTGCCCCCCATGCTTCCCCTGTAGTTTCCGGGGATCGGAAAGAGATCTGGAAGAGGTATCTGGGAGCCCGGGCTTATGACAATTCAGTCTATCTTTGCGCCTGCAATCTTGTGGGCACCAACAACAGAGATAAAGAGTTCAGCGGCGGGATTTTGGTTTTTGGCCCTAAAGGAGAAGTATTAGCTGAAAATCAAGACACTCAGGAGCAATTATTTGTCGTTGACCTTCCAGCCAAGCCGATTAATACCTTAAGAAGTCCGAAACGGCAGTCTATGCGGGATACTTTTTTCTTGGCGGACCGCCGGAAAGAGCTTTACAAAGAGCTGTTAGAGCTTGAAATAGAAAAGATGCCTCAGATGTCTCATGACTGA
- the nrdR gene encoding transcriptional regulator NrdR — translation MHCPFCGNDETKVLESRQVEEGTAVRRRRECERCARRFTTFEKFEDTPLIVVKKDGRREEFSRGKLKAGILRACEKRPVSIEQIETLVYEIEKGLRNGSEREVQSKAIGEAVMNALVHLDEVAYIRFASVYREFKDVQRFLEELHELVEKKSSR, via the coding sequence TTGCATTGTCCATTTTGTGGGAATGATGAGACGAAAGTCCTGGAATCGCGGCAAGTGGAGGAAGGGACCGCTGTACGTCGGCGGCGGGAATGTGAACGGTGTGCCCGGCGGTTCACCACTTTCGAAAAATTTGAAGATACACCCTTGATTGTGGTCAAAAAGGATGGGCGCAGGGAGGAATTTTCCCGGGGGAAGCTGAAAGCCGGTATTTTACGAGCCTGTGAAAAGCGGCCCGTTTCTATAGAGCAGATCGAAACCCTGGTTTATGAGATCGAAAAAGGTCTGCGCAACGGCAGCGAGCGTGAGGTGCAGAGTAAGGCCATTGGTGAAGCGGTCATGAATGCTTTGGTCCATCTGGATGAAGTGGCTTATATACGATTTGCTTCCGTTTATCGGGAGTTTAAGGATGTTCAGCGTTTTTTAGAAGAACTGCATGAATTAGTGGAAAAAAAGAGCAGCAGATAA
- a CDS encoding ribonucleotide reductase N-terminal alpha domain-containing protein: MSFQESAPKAWLKANLTPNARVILEKRYLKQENGEVAESPEDMLYRVASIIAQVEETFGKTKKEVKELAKSFYEMMAKLEFMPNSPTLMNAGRDLGQLSACFVLPVEDSMEEIFDAIKSAAIIHKSGGGTGFSFSRLRPKNSTVRSTGGVASGPVSFMKVFNAATEAVKQGGTRRGANMGILRVDHPDIREFITCKEDNKEITNFNISVGITEEFMKAVQEKRHYNLIDPHTKEADGQLYAPEVFQLIVDHAWRNGEPGIIFLDRLNRDNPTPQLGEIEATNPCVTGDTWVLTEEGAAQVRDLLGSQVKLALNGEYHETSKEGFFATGVKQVLTLKTQQGYELKVTADHLVRVASDMTRYKVTQEWKPAGELKPGDTIVLSNNRSIQWQGKGTKEEGYLLGLLLGDGTLKEEGAVISVWGEGEEAKSMMEAAEKAAFSLTHRQDFQGFQKEISERHEHRMRFAALRDLAQQYGILPGSKAITQELEKTGQDFYQGLLRGLYDTDGTVTGTQEKGVSVRLWQTDLAGLKVVQRMLQRLGIISTLYEERKPAGQKLMPDGQGGSKEYPVQAGHELVISQDNIEIFAEKVGFSNSKKAQLLAEKLNVYQRSLNRERFVDNIVACVPGDAEEVFDAQVPGINAFDANGIYVHNCGEQPLLPNEACNLGSINLKLMVTEKNGKVVVDWERLGQITRLATRFLDNVIEANTYPLPSIEEMVKGNRKIGLGVMGFADMLILLQTSYASEDAVEYAEKVMNFIQTEARLESQRLAEERGTFPNYQGSIYDGVRPLRNATLTTIAPTGTISMICGASSGVEPLFAVAYTKTVMDGTPLIEVNPIFQSLAEDYGFNSPELMRKIAEKGTVLGFPEVPNWVQEVFVTAQEIEPEWHIRIQAAFQKYTDNAVSKTINFANEATHEDIAKAYELAHELNCKGLTVYRDGSREEQVLSTGITKKAEEKAEEAKTQVSIPKVPFIPEVNTVLPRPRPTTTTGVTEKIRIGCGNLYVSVMADEKGICEIFTNTGRAGGCSSQSEATARLISIALRSGISVDAIIEQVKGIRCPACIRREGVNVTSCPDAIARVIKEYVELGKGKVNSVKVTSQPAVEEKPVQSKSASITNPQKTRATVAEGNACPECGMSINHESGCVVCTHCGYSKCG; the protein is encoded by the coding sequence TTGAGTTTCCAAGAATCAGCACCGAAAGCCTGGCTGAAAGCCAATTTAACACCCAATGCCCGGGTCATTCTGGAAAAACGCTATCTCAAGCAAGAGAATGGCGAAGTTGCGGAAAGCCCGGAAGATATGCTTTATCGGGTCGCCAGCATCATAGCCCAAGTGGAGGAGACCTTTGGCAAAACCAAAAAAGAAGTCAAAGAACTGGCCAAATCCTTCTATGAGATGATGGCTAAACTGGAGTTTATGCCTAATTCCCCAACCTTAATGAATGCAGGACGTGATCTGGGTCAACTCAGCGCCTGCTTTGTTTTGCCTGTGGAAGATAGTATGGAGGAAATTTTCGATGCCATAAAAAGCGCAGCGATTATTCATAAATCCGGCGGTGGAACAGGCTTTAGCTTCTCCCGCCTCCGCCCCAAAAACAGCACGGTCCGTTCCACCGGCGGAGTGGCCTCCGGCCCTGTGTCTTTTATGAAGGTCTTCAACGCAGCCACTGAAGCCGTGAAGCAGGGCGGGACCCGCCGTGGAGCCAATATGGGAATCCTGCGGGTGGATCATCCGGATATTCGGGAATTCATCACCTGCAAGGAAGACAATAAAGAGATTACCAATTTCAATATTTCCGTAGGGATTACGGAAGAGTTTATGAAAGCAGTCCAGGAAAAACGCCATTATAACCTGATCGACCCTCATACCAAGGAAGCCGATGGACAGCTTTATGCACCTGAAGTCTTCCAATTGATCGTAGATCATGCCTGGAGAAATGGTGAGCCGGGAATCATTTTCCTGGATCGTCTGAACCGGGACAACCCTACCCCTCAGTTAGGTGAGATCGAAGCTACCAATCCCTGCGTAACCGGAGATACTTGGGTTCTTACAGAGGAAGGAGCTGCTCAGGTTAGGGATCTCCTGGGCAGTCAGGTTAAATTAGCCCTTAACGGCGAATATCATGAGACATCAAAGGAAGGATTTTTCGCAACAGGGGTCAAACAGGTTCTGACCCTAAAGACCCAACAAGGATATGAATTAAAGGTGACAGCGGATCATCTGGTCCGTGTTGCTTCAGATATGACCCGTTATAAAGTAACCCAGGAATGGAAGCCGGCTGGGGAACTCAAGCCTGGGGACACCATCGTCCTTTCCAATAACCGTAGTATTCAATGGCAAGGGAAAGGAACAAAGGAAGAGGGATATCTGCTTGGTCTTCTTCTCGGAGATGGAACCCTTAAGGAAGAGGGAGCGGTTATCTCTGTCTGGGGTGAGGGAGAAGAGGCAAAGTCCATGATGGAAGCTGCGGAAAAGGCGGCCTTTAGTTTAACTCATCGCCAAGACTTCCAAGGCTTCCAAAAGGAAATCAGCGAGAGACATGAACATCGGATGAGGTTTGCGGCCTTAAGGGATCTTGCCCAGCAGTATGGGATTCTTCCCGGCAGTAAAGCAATCACTCAGGAATTAGAAAAGACAGGGCAGGATTTTTATCAGGGACTGTTGCGAGGGCTCTACGATACAGATGGCACGGTAACAGGAACTCAGGAAAAAGGCGTATCGGTCCGGCTCTGGCAAACCGATCTGGCAGGGCTTAAGGTCGTACAACGGATGCTTCAACGCCTGGGTATCATTTCCACACTTTATGAGGAGCGTAAACCAGCCGGGCAAAAGCTTATGCCCGATGGTCAAGGAGGCTCTAAAGAGTACCCAGTACAGGCGGGGCATGAATTGGTTATCTCCCAGGACAACATAGAAATCTTTGCCGAAAAGGTTGGGTTCAGCAACTCGAAGAAGGCCCAGCTTCTTGCCGAGAAGCTCAATGTCTATCAACGTTCCTTAAACAGAGAACGTTTTGTTGACAACATCGTGGCCTGTGTCCCTGGCGATGCAGAGGAGGTCTTTGACGCCCAGGTTCCGGGGATCAACGCTTTTGATGCCAATGGCATCTATGTTCATAATTGCGGCGAGCAACCCCTGCTTCCCAACGAAGCCTGCAACCTGGGTTCGATTAACCTTAAACTCATGGTTACTGAGAAAAACGGCAAAGTCGTAGTGGACTGGGAGCGCTTAGGGCAGATTACCCGTCTGGCTACCCGTTTCCTGGATAATGTCATTGAAGCCAACACCTACCCCCTTCCGTCCATCGAAGAGATGGTGAAAGGCAATCGCAAGATCGGTCTGGGCGTTATGGGCTTTGCGGATATGCTGATTCTTCTTCAGACCTCCTATGCTTCAGAGGATGCCGTGGAGTATGCCGAAAAGGTCATGAACTTCATTCAGACTGAGGCCCGCCTGGAGTCCCAGCGTCTGGCTGAAGAGAGAGGCACTTTCCCCAACTATCAAGGCTCCATCTATGATGGCGTCCGTCCTCTGCGCAATGCCACCTTAACTACCATCGCGCCTACAGGAACCATCTCCATGATCTGCGGTGCTTCCAGCGGAGTGGAGCCCCTCTTTGCGGTGGCTTATACCAAGACGGTCATGGATGGGACACCCTTAATCGAAGTCAACCCCATCTTCCAAAGCCTTGCTGAAGACTATGGTTTTAACTCCCCGGAGCTTATGCGCAAGATTGCGGAGAAAGGGACTGTCCTGGGCTTCCCGGAAGTGCCAAACTGGGTGCAGGAGGTCTTTGTCACTGCTCAGGAGATCGAGCCCGAATGGCATATCCGCATTCAGGCTGCCTTTCAAAAATACACAGATAATGCCGTTTCCAAGACCATTAACTTTGCTAATGAAGCTACCCATGAAGATATCGCTAAAGCTTATGAGCTGGCCCATGAACTCAACTGCAAAGGTCTAACCGTTTATCGGGACGGCAGCCGGGAAGAACAAGTTCTCTCCACAGGAATCACCAAGAAGGCTGAAGAAAAGGCTGAGGAAGCCAAGACACAAGTATCCATTCCTAAGGTGCCTTTCATTCCGGAAGTGAATACCGTATTGCCCCGTCCCCGTCCCACGACCACCACAGGAGTTACCGAGAAGATCCGCATTGGCTGCGGTAATCTCTATGTCAGTGTTATGGCTGATGAGAAGGGAATCTGCGAGATCTTCACCAACACCGGGCGGGCCGGAGGCTGCTCCTCCCAATCCGAGGCTACAGCCCGCTTGATCTCTATCGCCCTTCGTTCCGGAATTTCTGTGGATGCCATCATTGAGCAGGTCAAAGGTATTCGCTGCCCCGCCTGCATTCGCCGGGAAGGGGTTAATGTCACCTCCTGCCCCGATGCTATCGCCCGTGTGATTAAGGAATATGTAGAACTGGGTAAAGGCAAGGTTAATTCCGTAAAGGTTACTTCTCAGCCGGCAGTGGAAGAAAAACCGGTACAAAGCAAGAGCGCTTCCATCACCAACCCCCAAAAGACCCGAGCCACAGTAGCTGAAGGCAATGCCTGCCCTGAATGCGGTATGAGCATCAATCACGAAAGCGGCTGTGTCGTCTGCACCCACTGCGGATACTCTAAATGCGGGTAA